A region of Saccopteryx leptura isolate mSacLep1 chromosome X, mSacLep1_pri_phased_curated, whole genome shotgun sequence DNA encodes the following proteins:
- the LOC136386297 gene encoding EKC/KEOPS complex subunit LAGE3-like: MQAVDEDVGLRAGAGGSLSDPEDQGGPAGPDSRGPPGVLEGHAGPGGPQCRGDLGASDNQGGASGLGGPGDGEGMRSAAVGAPTEAGAAQASGPRRDAASSVAVRPRNRKMVFKLRVHFRCPVEAEIARRAMDQPLQHHQPTVRIELKVKGSVFAIKWAAEDPGLLQVSVNAFLDKFCVVMRNIRCIWP; this comes from the exons ATGCAGGCTGTAGACGAAGATGTAGGTCTTAGAGCCGGTGCAGGGGGCAGCCTCAGCGACCCTGAAGACCAAGGTGGCCCTGCGGGCCCTGACAGCCGTGGTCCCCCCGGGGTCCTAGAAGGCCACGCTGGTCCTGGCGGCCCCCAGTGCCGGGGTGACCTTGGTGCCTCTGACAACCAGGGTGGCGCTAGTGGCCTGGGTGGCCCTGGAGACGGAGAAGGGATGAGGTCGGCAGCCGTCGGTGCTCCCACTGAGGCAGGGGCAGCACAAGCGTCAGGGCCACGTAGAGATGCAGCGTCATCAGTGGCTGTAAGACCACGAAACCGGAAGATGGTCTT caaGCTCAGGGTGCATTTCCGGTGTCCCGTGGAGGCAGAGATTGCCCGCAGGGCCATGGACCAACCCCTCCAACACCACCAGCCGACTGTTCGAATCGAGTTGAAAGTGAAGGGCAGCGTCTTTGCTAT CAAGTGGGCTGCAGAAGACCCTGGTCTCCTCCAAGTTTCTGTCAACGCCTTCTTAGATAAGTTCTGCGTGGTGATGCGGAACATTCGGTGCATTTGGCCTTAG